Below is a genomic region from Ictalurus punctatus breed USDA103 chromosome 12, Coco_2.0, whole genome shotgun sequence.
gtctctaaagttacatacgacattgttaaacacgattctaacttcaatagcatttgaagggaatgacttacagtcatataaccaactgtagtTGGTCGTGTGACTggacatcattcccttcaaatgctattgagctttaaattatggtatattttgtgtatgggcccattctgtagtgtgaaacatggcaatatttatatatgatttaatagctaattttttttttttaatatcaaaaatctagtctcatacctgacacctagatgaacactttacagttggtagttgactgtaagtcattcccttcaaatgttattgaagttagaaacgtgtttaataATGTCGTATGtcactttagagacggtcccttaatttccgcatatccgcgaatatcgaacgtccaaccaactttattccagttctTCTGGCCCGgaaggtttgtttttgtgtttggaTGCACCGCTAGATGTGTTCACACGCACCCGGTTTTAGTCATCCCGAGGGAGTTCAATCAATTTGCAGATTCAGAAAGTACTGTTTGTGTGTACCTTAAATATGGGATTCAAATATTCGTTTATACGTGCGTTACGTACAATTCGAACAAAACGTCTGTGCAAGAGCAAGACGTAAATAAATATACGCCACACTGCATTTCTGGCTTTTCCCGATTATTTCAGATCTACACCGCTCCTTTCAGTCGGCTCGATTGAGGGGTTTTCCATGAACCCTTTGAGCTATCGATCCGATCACTAACTTTGGATTATTTGGTTGCATGTAAACGTACCTGCTGTAGATCCTTGGGGTGGGAAAGGTTCAAGTGTTGAATCCACCTAAGTGTTAGAAACCTAATCTTAGACGTAACagtcgaccgattgatcggttttgcagaTTAAGCAGTACAGAGAACTGATTGTTTATCgaaaaaaatccacaccgatagtttttctaTTCAAGAAGGGTCCTTGGTCATTAtacggtacgagagcggcctctacaGGTGAAATTAAGACtatcactgactaattttgtcgTGTTATTTGCAGTGGTTTTTTGTATTCATTTCGgacgtctctatttttatttgttatttggagtgttactttttggttcagtttggatgtatatcttttatttactttaatatttagtaatagtacatatacattaatatttatttaattttaaagcgatattttactttgagtgtcaTGTTTACGTTCAGTATCGATTGTAAAAACGATCAGTTGATTAATCAGGTATCAACAGGTACCGTCCAACTTGCTTATCGGTGCCGGTAAAATCCACTACCAGATTTCAACCTCTACttagaaagggggaaaaaagtactaATCTTGCCTAATGTacgtttaacatttaaaaaatgggaGGTATGTTTGAGAAAATCCACaggaaagagaggaaagaatttcagtttttcagAGTTTCCCCGCACTTTTTCCACGATAGCTGTTAAactctccattctgattggtcagaaggtgttgatttaagAAAACGCTTATTTAACAGTCAGGGCAACCTTTCCGCTTTGTGGTTCCTTAGTAACGTGACGAGCTGCATTTTTGTAACTCTTATTCATTTCAAGCGTGAGGCTGGTGAAGGAGTGACCGcttatagctgctttaatatACGCGATAAGAGGAGcgaacttgttttgcagaacACTGTGTAACTATAAAACTGGTTAAAAAGCACGCCACGTCGTTTGTTAATAAATGATAAGTTCATCGTCTCCGAATCGCTCTGGTTTAAGAGGAAGAGATTGCAACACATGCAGTTAATCAACGGCCAGCTTCGCATCACCctgttgctgattattttccccatAACAACACTTTAACGCCTTCCAGACTAAGCCCTGCCCATCGTTCTAGACAAACCGGAATCAAATGGGACGCATGGTGTTTGTACAAGCTGTTTGACAGTAATTCTGATcacgtttttgttgtttttggatgatGTAAGTAGGATGTCATGTCATGTGTCGTTTATGTAAATACAAGTTAAATATGaatcctttgttgttgttgttctgtatGATAATTACAGCGTTATATTGTTAGTATTGGCGAATTGCTGTGCTATAAGAGGAACGAAACACATCAGGATgtgtgttacaggaaaataagataagatgagataaATTTTATTGATCCCACGCTGGGGAAATTCCCTTTATCTTTTAtaactttcctataacagcgtacacatcgtgtttttttttttttccccctcacgtATTATTTTATATCTTGTTACTTTTTTACTATCCCGTCGACTCGTGAAGGTGATACCGAGAGGGGTGAGGTGCTTGTGTGAGAGCTTGTATGCAGAATAATTAAGGTTTCAAGGAAAGCTCGGTTAGGTTCTTGTTTGCGTGTCAAGTCTCTGGTAGGAACAGCTGTGGAAGTAATAATTGTGTCTCCTCCATGTGTGCAGATGGACGTGGTGTGTTTCCGCCTGCCTGGCCACAGCGACGCCGCTCTGAGGAACATGAACTCGTTGCGGGAGCAGCGGCACTTCTGCGACATCACCATCATGGCCGGAGGCAGGCAGATGTTCCGGGGTCACAAAGTGGTGCTGGCTGCCGGATCGGCTTTCCTCAGGGACCAGTTTTTACTGAACCCCTTCGCAGAGCTACAGGTGTGACCCGGGAGAAACCGCTGGGCAGatatctggggtttttttttttgggggggtggttCTGAAGTCTCCAAGGGGTCTGTAGTAAGGGACGTGAGAGCAGTAATTAACGATGCAAtaggtgtttattatttacGTATCTCTGAACCTGATCTAAACGTTTCTCAATGTGTTGAGTGTAGCACCATTTCACCGTCACTCATGAAGCCGAGAAGCTCATCGTACGGTACACTTGGGTTAAGTTTTGTCGGCTACCTGTTTTTAACCTcgttgctttttgtttttagacCATGTGACTGAACGAGTACAGTGTGGAGGGTTCGACATGAATGAACTAATTTCCCCAccctgtataataataataataataataataataataattttcaagatATTTCAGGAAGCATTTCAATGTATTGGTAGTTTCTACATTTTAGGCTCGGTAAATGAACTCGACTAGTTTAAGTAGAGCACAGGCACGGAGGCGTAAGTGAGGGTCGGTTTGCAGGGGGGTGGGATCAACCCCCTCCTGAGGAATTCCAGTACTCAAGTACTCACTCCTTCTGTGTAGTACTGGAGCAGAATGCACTCCTGTAGTCCGTCGTTAATTACGTCTTGTCTTCTGTTCTACTCGAAGCTCGCAAAACCAAATAACACTGCGATGTTCTGtctgaagtaactagtaacaAAGTCCCTcctgttttatttgttgttgttgttgttgtttttctgcagcAGGTGTCAGTGCTGCACAGCTCCACGGTGATCCGCGAGCTGCTGCAGTCCTGCTACACGGGCGTCCTGCAGTTCAGCGCCAAAGAGATCGTAAATTACTTAACGGCGGCCAGCTACCTCCAAATGGAGCACGTGGTGGAGAAGTGCCGAATGGCCTTGAGTCAGTACCTGCAGTCTAAGAGCGGCATTTCAGGAGTGAGTCCGATTCAATCCAACGCTTTCGGATTTCATGCCCGTTCGTCTCTTTTACGTTTGACTCATTTGGATGTCACTTGTGCAGGGTGTAAAATCAGAGGAGTCCCATGCGATGGCGGCGATCGTCAGCGGAAGCACTCGTTCTCTGGACGATACGTCGCCTCCTCCTGAGCGTGCCTTGTCGCTGCAGCCTCACAGCTCGGAGGAGGATCCGCAGGTCTCGGGAGTCGAGCAGGCCGCTGTTCAGCAGCACAAAGATGAGGCCGATTTGTCCATAGAGCGGGTAAATATCTGTTATCGGCTTTTTCGGATATCTTGGGTCAAACCCAGGCCGAGGAGACTTCAGGAGCGTCTACAAGTGTTTGCTATAAAACCTTCAAGAAAATATTTCAGCACTGAATCGAATCGTTGAGTCGTTTAAATCGAtcgttcagttttttttttttggctaaatCAATAAGGTACTGATGTGTGACTAACGTTTCAATGTTGCAGCTTCGAGCCTCGGAGGACGAAGAGAGCAGAAACGACTTCAGCGTGTTCGAGGTGCGCATCAGGGACGAGCACCACGACGCCGAGGACAACGCAGGAATCCAGGAGGACGGCGGAGACGTGTTCGCCTTACGCCAGGCCGTACATCCGCACGCAGAGGATCCGAGCAGGGATGAAGGTGGCGCGCCAGGAAGCAGCCCACGCGGTGGAGTGCGCATCTGGAGGCGGAGATTCGGGGAGCCCAGGGGCGGCCGTGGGCGGGGCTTCAAGCACAGGAAGCGATACACCTATCGCGAACGAAGGCCTTTGGGGAACTTTCAGCAGGCTTGGCGCTTTCCCACCTCCGAGGAGATCATGGGGAGTTTCGGAGCGGGGATCGGGCAAGACTACATGGCTCTCGGAGAGGGTCCGATGCGGGTGGATTACCAGCCGTCGGAAGGCCAAGGAGACGCGGCAGGTTCGGATGGCGGCCCTGGTCACTTTAGCATGGACGGAGTCAACGCTGAGGACGACGTCGGAGTCGTATCGTTGGCCAATAACGAAGACGATGGCGGTGAGGACTCTGTGGCGGTCGTGGGCTCCACGTCCTGCGTGACCGGCTCGGTGGCGTGCGAGCAGTGCGGCCTGGCGTTTTCTTCCGTGGAAGATTTAGCCGCGCACTCGCGCTCCACCCACCTGCTGTACGTGTGCCCGTGCTGCGGCAAACACTTCAGCCAGACCAGCAACCTGAACCGCCACATGGCCGTCCACCGCTCGGCCAAGCTCCACAGCTGCCCGCTGTGCCACAAGACCTTCACGCAGAAGTCCACGCTGTCCGACCACATGAACATGCACAGTGGACAGCGGCCGCACGTCTGCGCCTTCTGCCGCATCTGCTTCGCCCACAAACCCGCGCTGCGGCGCCACCTGAAGGAGCAGCACGGCAAGACCACCGCGCAGAACTACCTGGAGATCCAGAGAGAGTGCGAGGAGCCGGCTAtagcaggaggaggaggcgtTTAAGATGACTCTCTTTTTCAGGAGGGGATCTAGACGAGCATTATTGATCTGGTGAGGATCAAGGGCCAGAGTCTGACAGAATCTTAACCTTCTACAACGTGTGAATCCACACtcgaacacacacgcacacatcatGTGTTGATGGTTTTTTAAATTGACCAATTACGCTAATCAATCAAGACTTGTTTGGTGTCTGacattttgcttctttcattATGCACTGGAGCTTCCGGGATAGTTTAGTGAACAAGTTACAGGTTCTTGACCTTTACTATCCAACTTCGTCTCCATTTTACTGACCGCTGTTTTGagtaattttatattttagtacTCGAGTACAAAaaagggggaagggggggggggttaagaaAGAACTTACTCAGTATTTTACGTAGTTTACACGACAAAGCGGGCGACCGACTGAATAATTTTTCTAACTTTATACTGCCTCGTTTCTCAATCCGGATACGAACGGATTTATTTGAAAATCATTCACAGCAGCtttctcgctcacacacacatttttggtatcgatgtgggggaaaaaataaatacaactttACTAACAGACTGATACACGAGGCTCATTAACAGTATCGCGTAAAACCAAAGCAggtgattttaaaataaatgaatgtaaaaaaaagtgtttaattttgttttatcgTTATTTATCTTTCTTCCCGTCTTTATCCGTACAAATGCTCACTACATATAGGATCGAACGTAGATGCGCAGTAGAAACGTGTATTTTAACGAAACACGCACTCGGTATTCCCTGTTGCGTTTTTACACGCCGCGGGATTAAAGTATCGGCACCCTCGGCTGTGCTTACTCTCGCGCAGACATTAATGCCGTCGCCGCAAACGACCTTTAATTAAACCGGCTGTATTTACAAATGAGTtggtcgttgttgttttttacattagCCTCACCGCTCCAGAGCAAAACCGGATGACCAAACATTGTCTTGGCTGATCGCTTGCCCTTGAGGggaaagtattaaaaaaaaaaagtccttctTCAGAGTCAGAAGACACAGAGGGATGCGAGGAGCCTTAAAGATCCAGAAGTCAGAGTCTGGCCTTAAGTCTGAACGTCAGATTATTTACGTCGATGCCTCACTAGCCACGTCCT
It encodes:
- the LOC108272786 gene encoding zinc finger and BTB domain-containing protein 12 isoform X2, encoding MDVVCFRLPGHSDAALRNMNSLREQRHFCDITIMAGGRQMFRGHKVVLAAGSAFLRDQFLLNPFAELQVSVLHSSTVIRELLQSCYTGVLQFSAKEIVNYLTAASYLQMEHVVEKCRMALSQYLQSKSGISGGVKSEESHAMAAIVSGSTRSLDDTSPPPERALSLQPHSSEEDPQVSGVEQAAVQQHKDEADLSIERLRASEDEESRNDFSVFEVRIRDEHHDAEDNAGIQEDGGDVFALRQAVHPHAEDPSRDEGGAPGSSPRGGVRIWRRRFGEPRGGRGRGFKHRKRYTYRERRPLGNFQQAWRFPTSEEIMGSFGAGIGQDYMALGEGPMRVDYQPSEGQGDAAGSDGGPGHFSMDGVNAEDDVGVVSLANNEDDGGEDSVAVVGSTSCVTGSVACEQCGLAFSSVEDLAAHSRSTHLLYVCPCCGKHFSQTSNLNRHMAVHRSAKLHSCPLCHKTFTQKSTLSDHMNMHSGQRPHVCAFCRICFAHKPALRRHLKEQHGKTTAQNYLEIQRECEEPAIAGGGGV
- the LOC108272786 gene encoding zinc finger and BTB domain-containing protein 12 isoform X1; this encodes MDVVCFRLPGHSDAALRNMNSLREQRHFCDITIMAGGRQMFRGHKVVLAAGSAFLRDQFLLNPFAELQQVSVLHSSTVIRELLQSCYTGVLQFSAKEIVNYLTAASYLQMEHVVEKCRMALSQYLQSKSGISGGVKSEESHAMAAIVSGSTRSLDDTSPPPERALSLQPHSSEEDPQVSGVEQAAVQQHKDEADLSIERLRASEDEESRNDFSVFEVRIRDEHHDAEDNAGIQEDGGDVFALRQAVHPHAEDPSRDEGGAPGSSPRGGVRIWRRRFGEPRGGRGRGFKHRKRYTYRERRPLGNFQQAWRFPTSEEIMGSFGAGIGQDYMALGEGPMRVDYQPSEGQGDAAGSDGGPGHFSMDGVNAEDDVGVVSLANNEDDGGEDSVAVVGSTSCVTGSVACEQCGLAFSSVEDLAAHSRSTHLLYVCPCCGKHFSQTSNLNRHMAVHRSAKLHSCPLCHKTFTQKSTLSDHMNMHSGQRPHVCAFCRICFAHKPALRRHLKEQHGKTTAQNYLEIQRECEEPAIAGGGGV